A window of Terriglobia bacterium genomic DNA:
AAAACAGGAAAATGACCATGACCACCAGCGCCACGGTCAACATGAGCGAGAACTGCACGTCCGCCACCGAGGCACGAATCGTCGTGGTGCGATCCGTCAGGGCATTGACCTTCACGGAGGCGGGCAGCGAAGCCTGCAGTACTGGGAGAAGCTTTTTCACCCGGTCAACCACCCCGATAATGTTGGCGCCCGGCTGCCGCTGGATATTGAGAATGACGGCGGGCTTGTCGTTGGCCCAGGCGGCCTGGTTGACATTCTCAGCACCATCGATGACCGAAGCCACGTCGCTCAGCCGCACGGGGGCGCCGTTGTGAAAGGCTACAATCAGGGGCCGGTAGTCGTTGCCCGAGGTAAGCTGGTCGTTTGCCCCGATGGTGTAGGCCTGCTGAGGTCCGTCAAAATTCCCTTTGGCTTGATCCACATTCGCCTGCCCCAGTGATACGCGAAGGTCTTCCAGACTCAATCCATAGGAGGCCAGGGCCGTCGGGTTCGCCTTGATCCGCACCGCCGGACGTTGGCCCCCGCTGATGCTTACCAGACCCACCCCGGGAAGCTGCGAAATCTTTTGCGCCAGGGTCGTGTCGGCCAGGTCCTCCACTTTGGAAAGCGGCAAAGAATCGGACGTGAGTGCGAGCGTCAAGATGGGGGCGTCGGCAGGATTGATTTTGGAATAGATCGGGGGATTGGGCAGGTCGCGAGGTAAGAGCTGGGAAGCGGCGTTGATCGCCGCCTGGACTTCCTGCTCGGCCACGTCAATATTGAGGTCGAGCACGAACTGCAAAGTGATAATCGAGCTCCCGAACGAGCTCGTGGACGTCATCTGGTTCAGGCCGGGGATCTGGCCGAACTGCCGTTCCAAGGGGGAGGTGACCGATGACGCCATCACGTCCGGGCTGGCGCCGGGATAAAATGTAACGACCTGGATGGTGGGATAATCGACCTGCGGCAATGCCGAAACCGGCAGTTGCCTGTATGCCACGAACCCCGCGAGCAAAATTCCCACCATCAACAGGCTGGTGGCCACAGGCCGTAAAATGAATGGCCTCGATGGACTCATTGCGACCGTCCCCCGGCACCTCTGGCCCCACCGCGCCCGCCTTGACCACCTCTTTGACCGCCTCCGGGTCCGCCCGCCCCAGCCGTTCCACCGGTCGGCGTCCGGGCATCAATCTTGCTTCCGTCTTGCAGCTTGTCCTGCCCGTCAACCACAACCGATTCTCCGGGCCGGAGCCCTTCGTTGATCCCCACGTAACTGCCCGAGGTCAAAGCGATCGTCACAGGACGGATTTTCGCGGAGTCGCCACCCGTGACGACATAGACGTATGCTCCCTGTGGACCGCGCTGGATTGCCGCAGCAGGGACAACGGTGAGGCCGCGGCGGGTATCAACCAGCAGGTGGACGTTGACGAACTGATTCGGGAAAAGGACGTTGTCTTCGTTCCCAAAAACGGCCTTCAGCTTGTAGGTCCCGGTATTGGGATCGATTTGATTGTCGATCGTGAGGAGCGTTCCGCTGGCCAGTTTTGTCGTGTTGTCGCGGTCGTAGGCGTCGGCAGGAAACTTCACTCCGTCACGCAGTTTCTTGTAGACCAGCGGGAGCTGATCCTGCGGGAGCGTGAAGATCACCGCAATCGGCTGAAGTTGCGTGATGACCACCAGACCGTTGGGATCGTTGGCGTGAATGATGTTGCCCTGGTCGACCAGGCGGAGACCAATCCGACCGCCGATGGGCGCCGTGATTCGACAGTAGGTCAAATTCAGTTTCTGATTGTTGATCTGTGCCTGGTCCGCGCGAACGGACCCTTCGAGCTGATTCACCAGAGCACTTTGCGTATCGAATTGCTGCCGTGGGGTAACCCCCTCCTGCGATAATTTTTGATATCTTGCATAATCGATTCGGGCCCCATCCAGCTGGGCCTGGTCCTTCGCCAGTTGCCCTTGCATCTGGTCCAACGCCACCTGGTAAGGGCGTGGATCAATTTGAGCAAGAAAATCTCCAGCCCGCACGAATTGGCCTTCGCGAAACACCACCTCGACGAGTTGTCCGTCCACCCGACTCTTCACGGTAACTGTGTTGAAGGCCGTGACCGATCCCAAACCCTCCAGATAGACAGGGACATCTCTACTTTCTACCGGGGCCACAGCAACAGGCACTGCACGTCCTGCGCCCGGGCCCGGCTTCCCTGCGGACGCCTCCTGAGAGCGCGCTCTCAGCTTGTAGGCACCCCAGGCGACTCCAGCCAAAAGGATCAGGATCAGGAGCCAAAGCCAATAGCGTTTGTGCGCGCGCACCTTCATTTCCTCCTCTTTGACGCTTGGTGGAATTCGGGTATTACTCCCCTCCAGGGGACTATAGGCGGACATCATGGCACCTTTGATATATAAAAAGTTCGAATTTATCATGACGCAAACCGGACGTCCATCGTTACATCGAAGAACCGAGTCCGGGGCCGTGGGGTGAAGACAGCGAAAAACTGCTGCCCCCTTCCACTACCGTCCTTTACAAACTACTCCTGATTTTAACCCTGCCTCTCGTTTACCCGTTCCATCGTCCATAGAATGATCTTTTGGACTTGATATGTTCAATACTTCTAGTATTATTGAAATATGAAGAAGCCACCTGTCAACAGCCCATTCAATGACATTATCCGGTACGCCGACATGCTGGCCGCCATGGGAACCGAGTCCCGACTCCATATTGTAAGGCTGCTACTGGCTGCACATCCGGACGGCATGGTGGTCGGTGAGATTCAAGAGGAATTGGGGATTTCACCCTCTAACCTGTCACATCATCTGGAAAAACTCAAACACGAGGACCTCGTCCAGGTAACCCGGGAAGGCACATTCCTGCGTTACCGGGCGAATACCGAAGCCCTGAAAGAACTCCTGACCTTTCTGTATGCTGAATGCTGCACGCGCTCAAAGGCCATCGACCCCGATCAAATCGTTCAACTTTCCACCTAGGAGGAACAATGGAGAACCCGAATATCAAGGAAGTGGTAAAACAGAAGTACGGTCAGGCTGCTTTGAGGGTAGTCGGAGGCGCCAAGACCTCCTGTTGCAGCCCGGTCTCGACCTCCGTCTCGGTGTGCGATGACCCCATCACAAGCAGACTTTACGATCTGGAGCAGACGAGCGGGCTGCCTGACACGGCAGTGCTGGCCTCCCTGGGCTGTGGCAATCCGACTGCCCTCGCCGAGCTGAATCCTGGTGAGACCGTCCTCGATCTGGGTTCAGGCGGGGGCATTGATGTCCTCCTGTCCGCCAAACGCGTCGGTCCCGCCGGGAAGGCGTACGGTCTGGACATGACCGATGAAATGCTGGCGCTGGCAAACGAAAACAAGCGGAAAGCCGGAATCGATAATGTTGAGTTCCTCAAGGGTGAAATCGAGCGCATCCCACTGCCGGATAATTCCGTGGATGTCATCATCTCAAATTGCGTGATCAATCTCTCGGCCGATAAGGACCGGGTGCTCGCGGAAGCATTTCGGGTGCTGAAGCCGGGCGGAAGGTTTGCCGTCTCCGACGTGGTGACTCGAGGCGAAATCCCTTCCGACATCCGGAAGAGCGTGTTGCTCTGGGTGGGCTGTGTGGCGGGAGCGCTGGACGAGAACGAGTATCGAGGAAAATTGAGAAAGGCGGGTTTTGAAGACATCGACCTGGAACCTACGCGCATCTATCGGGTGGCCGATGCCCTGAACTTTTTGACTGATCAGGGGATCGACGTGGCGGTCATCGGCCCGCAAGTGGACGAGAAGTTCATGAGCGCCTTCATTCGTGCCCGTAAGCCGGTAGACAGCAGGTGATCACTGGCGAACACTATCGCGACCAGTTCGAGGCGTCTACGGCCGATACAACTTCGACTGGATTGAACCCGGAACCCGCGGCCGTTTTGAATCAAATCGGAATCGATATATTCCGGACAGTGACGTAAGGCCATGCAGGAATTGTCTGGACAGCTTCTCTCGGTTTTATGCAAAATGCGGGATGACACCCGGAAGAGCATCCTTGACTTCATGGGGGAAACTTGGATCAAAAGACCTGATTCTGAGAAATCCTCTGTTCCATGCCGTGGAGGCTACTGGTCGTTCACGGCAAGCTATTTGTAACGAACCATTCGGTGATTTCCGTCCACCATTGTTAGCGAAGCGTTGTTTTCAATTTAACTGCAAGGGTTGAAGGGCCAGGGCGCGAATTTCGGCATGACGCGGATGGTTTGGGATGCGGAAGGGAACACAACGCTGCAGCATTGATCCATGGAGGAAATGATGGCATTTGCTGTTGATTTCCGGGACGACGGACGGACGTTGCTGTTGTCGGGCACGGGAGTCGTGACCGGGCGCGAAATCATTCATGTGAAAGAAACGCTCCTGACTCAACAGGAGCAGGTGCGCAGTGTTACCCGGGCCATGGTCCTTTTCGCCGAAGTAACGGTCTTGGAGGTTTCGACCGAAGAAATCCGCCGGGTCGTCGGATTGGATCAGCAACTGGCAAGGCTGGCCCCTCACCTCGCTGTGGCCATCGTGGCTCCCAAGGATTACATGTTTGGCCTTGCGCGCACCTGGGAAGCCCTGGTCGACGGCGCCGGTTGGCAGACAGGTGTCTTTCAGACCCGTTCGGATGCAGCGGCCTGGCTGGAGGCGGTCCAGATAACACCCGGGTAGACACTGTTGCCACGTTACAACGCCTGGCTACATGATTCCATTCAAACGGTAATGCCTTTGGAGTGCGCAAGCTTGCCTGCGCATTGCTTCGGCCTCGCCTGTTATCCTGAAGGGGCAATCAGGACCTACAACGTGACATCCATTGAAGGAGAGTTCGAACGGATTGTTTGGGCTGCGATGTGGTATATTCTCCCCTGAAAAAACCATGAAATTCCTCGGCGGAAGAGTAGCCCTCGTCACTTGGGCCAATCGATGAAGGACCAGCTTGTTCCCATCGATCGCGCGGGGAGCATATCAGGTGTGCAGTCAATGAATGGAGCTCTATGACTGGTGGTCCGGACCTCTTCCACGGGATAATCGGGGAAATCTGGTATAGGCTTCAGTGCGTTCGGCATCTTCGCATTCTGGCCGCCTCGGAAGGCCCTTCGGAAATCCATTGGAGTGGAAGTGGGGACGGAACCGTCAACGTCCAGGACAATGGTCCTCTGGTCATTTTCAATGAAACAGGGATCTGGCGCACCGGGCAGGTGGGTGAAGTGCACTTCGGGAATGTGTATCGCTGGTCGCGTGCTCAGGACCACATTGGACTGGAGCATCTGCTTCAGAGGGCTAGGGTATGACGACCCAAAAACTCACTCCCACAATTCGACTGGGCACGGTGGATGATGCCAGCCTGCTGGCGGAGCTTGGAGCGCGGACCTTCCACGACACTTTTGCGGCCGACAATGCGCCTGAAGACATGGCGGCTTACCTGGCCTCCTCATTCAGCCCCGAGAAGCAAGCGGCGGAGCTGGTTGAGCCGGATGTCACCTTTTTCATCGCTGAATTCGAAGGAGCGGCAGCAGGATATGCCCAGATACGAGCAGGGGAGGTTCCGGCCTGTGTCGCCCATCGCAGGTCGATTGAATTGGTTCGCATGTATGTGTCAAGGGAATGGTTCGGTCGGGGCGTGGGCGAGGCTTTGATGGAGGCTTGTATCGAGGCCGCCGGCCACGCAGGATATCAATCGATGTGGTTGGGCGTGTGGGAGCGCAACGGGCGGGCGCAGGCTTTCTACCGCAAATGGAACTTTCAGGTTGTTGGCCAGCATGTCTTCCAGTTGGGTTCCGATCCTCAGGCCGACTTCCTCATGGAGCGCTCCCAGTCATGAAATCGTTCTACGTCCCCCTGCTATTAACGATCGGTGGCAGCATCCTCTACCATGTCGCCCAGAAATCTCTCCCCAGGACAACCAACCCGCTGATCACCATGATGCTTGCCTATGCCTTGGGAATCTTGATCTTCGTTGTGTGCACCGTTTTCTATCATGATCCCAGGCCGTTCTTAGATTCTGTCCGGGAATTGAATTGGGCGGTTTTCGTGGTCGCCTTAGGAGCGGCCTCCATTGAGATCGGTTTTTTGCTGGCCTACCGGGTCGGCTGGAATATCAGCATCGCCCCGGTGGCCTCCAGCGTCGCAGTCGCACTGTTACTCATCCCGATAGGACTGATCGCTTTTAAAGAGCATCTGTCGATTGCGAATGTCCTTGGGATCATGTTTTGTGTCGTGGGCTTGATTCTTGTGACGCGCAAATGAAAGTTTAATCTTTTCACGTAGCCTTGCCGACCGATGTTGAGGCTGGCAGGCCAGGAGGAGTGACGATATGCCAGAGGTCGCCATCGGTGTCGCGGTTGGGCATGTTCTTGCGGTACTCCGAGAGGGATTTGAAGGACCGGGACGTTGGAATTATTTTTCAGACCGAAGCGCGGTCGCGGGCCTGTTCCGGACCCTTGCCCGTGTTAGCGCGGGCGAGGCGTCGCGCCCATGGGGTGGAACCTCCATCGCGGCCCACGTGCACCACTTGACATTTGGATTGACGGCCTCGACGGCGTGGATACAGGGCGACCGGATGCCGCGGGATTGGGCTGAGAGTTGGAGCGTCAGCTCGGTGGACGATGCCGCGTGGGCCGGCATGTTGGAGAAGCTGCGCGCAGGCTATGACGAACTGCGCCAATCCGTCGAGACCAAGGCCGCCTCCAGTGCCGAGTCCATGGGAGGAGCCATCGGGGTGATCGCCCACGTT
This region includes:
- a CDS encoding metalloregulator ArsR/SmtB family transcription factor yields the protein MKKPPVNSPFNDIIRYADMLAAMGTESRLHIVRLLLAAHPDGMVVGEIQEELGISPSNLSHHLEKLKHEDLVQVTREGTFLRYRANTEALKELLTFLYAECCTRSKAIDPDQIVQLST
- a CDS encoding arsenite methyltransferase, giving the protein MENPNIKEVVKQKYGQAALRVVGGAKTSCCSPVSTSVSVCDDPITSRLYDLEQTSGLPDTAVLASLGCGNPTALAELNPGETVLDLGSGGGIDVLLSAKRVGPAGKAYGLDMTDEMLALANENKRKAGIDNVEFLKGEIERIPLPDNSVDVIISNCVINLSADKDRVLAEAFRVLKPGGRFAVSDVVTRGEIPSDIRKSVLLWVGCVAGALDENEYRGKLRKAGFEDIDLEPTRIYRVADALNFLTDQGIDVAVIGPQVDEKFMSAFIRARKPVDSR
- a CDS encoding DinB family protein; translation: MPEVAIGVAVGHVLAVLREGFEGPGRWNYFSDRSAVAGLFRTLARVSAGEASRPWGGTSIAAHVHHLTFGLTASTAWIQGDRMPRDWAESWSVSSVDDAAWAGMLEKLRAGYDELRQSVETKAASSAESMGGAIGVIAHVAYHVGAIRQKLACSRQS
- a CDS encoding DMT family transporter codes for the protein MKSFYVPLLLTIGGSILYHVAQKSLPRTTNPLITMMLAYALGILIFVVCTVFYHDPRPFLDSVRELNWAVFVVALGAASIEIGFLLAYRVGWNISIAPVASSVAVALLLIPIGLIAFKEHLSIANVLGIMFCVVGLILVTRK
- a CDS encoding MdtA/MuxA family multidrug efflux RND transporter periplasmic adaptor subunit, which gives rise to MMSAYSPLEGSNTRIPPSVKEEEMKVRAHKRYWLWLLILILLAGVAWGAYKLRARSQEASAGKPGPGAGRAVPVAVAPVESRDVPVYLEGLGSVTAFNTVTVKSRVDGQLVEVVFREGQFVRAGDFLAQIDPRPYQVALDQMQGQLAKDQAQLDGARIDYARYQKLSQEGVTPRQQFDTQSALVNQLEGSVRADQAQINNQKLNLTYCRITAPIGGRIGLRLVDQGNIIHANDPNGLVVITQLQPIAVIFTLPQDQLPLVYKKLRDGVKFPADAYDRDNTTKLASGTLLTIDNQIDPNTGTYKLKAVFGNEDNVLFPNQFVNVHLLVDTRRGLTVVPAAAIQRGPQGAYVYVVTGGDSAKIRPVTIALTSGSYVGINEGLRPGESVVVDGQDKLQDGSKIDARTPTGGTAGAGGPGGGQRGGQGGRGGARGAGGRSQ
- a CDS encoding GNAT family N-acetyltransferase, which encodes MTTQKLTPTIRLGTVDDASLLAELGARTFHDTFAADNAPEDMAAYLASSFSPEKQAAELVEPDVTFFIAEFEGAAAGYAQIRAGEVPACVAHRRSIELVRMYVSREWFGRGVGEALMEACIEAAGHAGYQSMWLGVWERNGRAQAFYRKWNFQVVGQHVFQLGSDPQADFLMERSQS